The Chitinophaga parva genomic sequence AACAGCCAACGGATCAATACCGGGATGGATTTGACTGGCAGAAAAGACATGAACAGATCATTGAAAACACGATACAAAGCAATCCGGCCTCCATCATTTTCGGCAATTCTATCATTAACTATTGGGGCGGAGAGCCGGCTCCTGAAAAGGCAGCTGTCCGCGGAGCAGCATCCTGGCAGCAATATATGGCCCCGGCACATGTACAGAATGCAGGTTTTGGTAATGACAGGATTGAAAACGTATTGTGGAGGGTGTATCATGGAGAGCTGGACCATTTCAATGGGAGTAAGATTGTCCTTACCATTGGCACCAACAACCTGATGGGCAACACCGATGACGAGATCGTGGAAGGGCTGGCCTTCCTGCTGCAGCAGATCAAAGCCAGGAAACCCGGGGCCACTGTTTTTGTAGGGGCTATTTTGCCCCGCAGGAATATGCTGAAGCGTGTGCTGCAGCTCAATTCAAAGATCAGAAAGATGGCTGCCGCTAATGGCTGCCGGTTCTTTGATCTTTCCAGGGAATTTATGAAAGGGGAACTACTGAACGATAGCTTATTTATTGCTGATGGATTACATCCTAACGAAAGGGGGTATGAAGTGCTGGGGAAAAATATACAGCGGGTGCTGAACACCGAAAAATAAAGGGCTGCCGGGTTACTTTGCTCATTCCGGCATTAAACAAAGAGAAAGCGGGAAGACATTCACATGCCTTCCATTCCGGCCGAAATGCCTTACATCTTCGTTGATAATGACGAATTATATGTGTTCAATGCAGGATATCCTGCCGGTACTGTGACAATTTTTAGTGATGGCGTAGTTTTTTACATGTAACTATACACAATGTACAATGTTCCATATCCGCCGGTGAAGGCTGCCCGTTTCCTGATGGTCATTAACGTTTTTGGTGATATACATCATCCCGGTATAGTAGCTGGGCGCTTAAATCTGGGAATAGAAATGGTGATATTGAGCTACCAATTTTAGCTAATGCAGGAAAATGAATTATATCAATGGTTAGCAGGATATGGAATCCCTGTGCCAGATTATAAGTTCTTCCCTTTACACGGAGAACTTATTTCGGAACCCTATCCGGTTGCGCTGAAGATCGTGTCGCCTGGAATCGTTCACAAGACGGAGGTAGGCGGTGTCGCCCTTAATTTGGATAGCCCGCAGGAGTTGGAAAAAGCACGCGAAAGGATACTTGCAAACCTGCATTCGCACGGCATTATCCCGGGAGAGGGAGATGGATGGATCGTTACCAGAATGTACGAAGGTATAGAGCTTTTCTTTGGCGTTACATGGGACCCGGCGTTTGAAAAGGTGATCTTATTTGGGGCGGGCGGCACGAGGGTGGAGATAGACAGGGACATTTGTTACATAGACAGTGAGGCGGGGGAGGAAGAAATAAAACATGCCATCAGCCGAACCCGGATCGGGCGGATCTTCACGGATGGGTTCAGGGGTAAAAAGTATGATATCCGGCTGGTGGTGGACCTGGTGCAGAAATTACAGCGGTTGGAGGTGAGTGAACTGGATTGCAACCCGGTGATGTTAACTGAAAATGGACTTGTGGTAGTGGATGCCAGGGCAAGAGTAGGGGATCTTCCATTACCAGGCAGGCCCCTGAAACACATACCAGCATTGTTTCAGCCTGTTCATACGGCTATAATAGGTGTCAGCGGTCATACAGAGAAGGTGGGCTATGCGCTGGCGAAGAACAATGCGGGCGATCCAGACTGCTGCTATGTAAACCCCCACCTGGATACCCTGTTCAATAAAAAGGTTTTTGCCCGCATAGAAGACCTTCCGGAAATTGATACCGCTGTCCTCTGTATACCACCAGGTGCATTACAGGACAGCATTGAACGGCTGATCCCCAAAAAGGTTAAGAATATTGTAATCATCACGGCCGGGTTCCGCGAAGCAGGACGTGATGAACGTTTCCTGCAGGAACTGGCCGATAGGTATGGTGTGAATATCATCGGACCTAACTGTCTCGGCATCTACATGAAAGGAAAAAACCTGACGTTCGGACCGGAAAGTATGAAGAATGGCGAAGTCAATTTATTCTCGCAGTCCGGGGCCATCGTAGCCGAACTAATGGATAAAGCCTTATACAGGAATATCGGATTTGAAAACATCGTATCAACCGGAAATATGGCCGACGTGGATTTTGGAAATCTCGTCTATTCTTACCAGGGAATGCATGCCATCAATCTTTATATTGAAGGGGTGTCCAATGGGAAAAACCTTCTCCGCGCAATCAGGCAACGTAAAGTTCCTGTCAGGGTGTTTAAGGCCGGCCGGACAGAAGCCGCCAAGAAGGCGGCATTTTCCCATACGGGCAACCTTGCGGGCAATTATGAGCTATTCACAGGGCTCATGGAGAGCGCCGGTGCGCAAATACTCCGGGACATCAATGGATTATTATACCCTTATGATCTCAAAAAGGTGCTTATCGTCACTAATGCGGGCGGCGCAGGTACCGTGATGAGCGACCTTATCAGCGACAAGCTTCTTACACTGAGCGGGGAACAGGTCGATGAGCTGGGCAAGGTATTGCCCCATCACTGGTCGAAGAATAATCCCATCGATATTATCGGGGACGCCACACATGAGCGGTACCTGAAGGTGCTTGAAATAGCAGACAGGTTTGGGGCCGATGCCATCTATGTGCTTGTAACCCCCCAGTTCATGACCGATACGGAAGATATTAGCCGCATTTTTGTGGACCATGCGTTCCATACGCAGCTATTTCCCGTTCTTTTAGGGGGCGTAAAAATGGAAGCGGCGCGTTGCATTCTCCGAAAGGCGGGCGTTACTTATTTTGAAGAGCTGACAGAGGCTGTGTCATTCCTTTGACCCGAAGGGTAGTGCCGCCATGCTGCTGGCACAGGAAGAGGATCACCTGGCGTTAAGATGGTCTATATAGCTGTTCATCAGGTGCAGGTAGTTACCAGCTTCGGTGAGCAATGCGGTTTTGCCTGTGTCATCGCCCGCGTTACGGGCACCGAGCAGATTTACCTTGGCCCTGATATTGGCCCGGTATGCTTTGTAATACAGGAAGAGGTATTGTTCCTGACCGGATCGTATGGTGGGGAAAAAACGATTGTAGTCGCTGAGGAACAACCGGGACAGGTCTGGCCTTCCTAATTCTTCCAGGTCCATACAGAGGAAGGCGATCTCATTCAGTACATCGATCTGCCGGTAGTCATCATTGAATTCTATGCAGTCAAAGGGTTCCGGTGAAGGGAGCAGGAAGATATTCCTGGAATGAAGGTCGCCATGGCAGTCCCTGAAAAAGCCCGATCTGAGCCGCCCTGTCAGCAATTTTCGATTGTCTTCCATAAAGGCGCTGGAACAATCTATGGCCTGGTTGATCATAGTGGCCCAGTTTCTTCCTGCTTCCCCTGCATATGCCGGCAGGTACGGCAGCTCTTCAGCCAGGTCATTGAATTTGACATGGAGGTCCCAACAGTCTTTGTTATAAATAATGGCTGCTCGTTTGTGAAACGCTGCTATTTTTTTTGCCAGGTTGGTAATATGTGTGCCGGTTACTTTGTTGTGTCGTAACAGGACGTCCATTTGCAGTTGCCGATCCAGTCTTTTCATTCTGACCGCGTAATCGATTATTGTTTCGTGCGTGGGTGCTTCTGTAAGGGTGATCGAATAATATCCAGTGTTTTCCCGGACCGGGATCACGTCGAGATAGATATTCTCAGTGAGTCTTTTGTTTAACTGGATTTCCTTTTCACAATAATATTTTCGCTTGTCCGGGGTAGAAAAATCGAGGAAGGAATAATGAAGGGGTTTCTTGATTTTATAGGCGAAGTCGCCACATAGGATCACCCATGAAATATGCGTCTCGATCAGTTCCGGTATACCGTACTGGCCGGGAAACTGCCCTTTGGTTACTAATTTATCGATCTGTTCCCTGGTCATTTATCGTTATGTTTAAATAGTCCCCTGCCTGGGCCAACATGCTGTCGATGTTTTTGTTCGTTGATTGCAGGGTCAAATGCGGTTCCTCCAATGGTTCCCATTGTTCTTTTATTTTTTGGTAGACCTCAAAATCAGCTTCGCTGTCTGTCCTTGCCTGTTTCAAGCGGTCTTTTATCAGGGCTTCGTCCGCTTTGATCTCTATAAATGCTACTGTTTCCGTACCACCGGCCTGCCTGAGAAAGTTCTCCCGTATACTTTTTTTGTAAAATGTAGCGTCCATTACTACATCCTTATGCTGGCGTACCGCATCTTTCATTTCCCTGAGCATGTGTGCGTAAACAGATAGCTTCTCAGCTTCTGAGTAAGTCCGCCTGATAAACAGTCTCTTCCTGACCTGGTCGCTGTTGATGTAAACAGCGTTGATCAGTGCTGACAAGTGTGATGCAAAATAGCTTTTGCCGGAAGATGGCAAACCTGTAACAATAATGATCATGGCATTCAGGTTTATTTTTCGAAACACCACTCATACCCCAAAAGGATATGTCTGCGGGGTCTCGTGGCCGTGCGGTTCCAGGTGCAACGGGTGTAATGCTTTAGTGTTATCGAGGTAAATGAATGCGTCGTAACGCATGGGGATGACAGAGGGAACATAGTTGCTATATTGCTCATAGATGGGATTGTATATCACCCCTACGGCACGATGGCCAAGGTGATGCTCCATCAGCATGTCATTGCGTACCAGGTCGTTCATGATTAATAACTTGTTGTTCTCTCCGGCTGCATGCAGCAGGTATTCCCAGGTTCCTTTTTGTGCCTGTGGCAGCTCCATCTCTTTCATTGGGGCACCCCAGGCCCTGGCGGCGGTTACTGAGCCCCTCCAGCTGCCAAACCCGACCAGCACCACCCCTTTGTCGTGATGCTCCAACCGGGCCAGTTCCCCGATATTGTACATTCCTTCATTGGTCATGTCCGTTGCCCTGGCATCCCCTACGTGTGTATTATGAGCCCACACAATGGCTTTGGCATCCTTTCCATGAAAGGTCAGCAGCCGTTCCAGTGTATCAGCCATGTGGCGGTCCCGGACATTCCAGCTGTGGGGGCCGCCGGTGACCATGGCCCGGTAATATTTTTCCGCATTGACAGCCACCAGGGCATTCTGTTCTGTGCTGAACACATTTTCATGATCCGTATTGTACGTTGGAAGCCGCCGCTGAATTTCACTCAATAATTCGACCACTTCCTTCTGACAAAGGTCGGGAACAAATTGCGCGGCCCTTGCGTAGGAGCTACCTTCTTCTTTTCGATACGGTTCAAAGCAGCGAATGGCATTTTGGGCAACTTTAAGCGCAGCAGGATCGACCCTTTTAAGGTACTGCATGATATTCTCAATGCTCTCCCAAAGACTGTACACATCCAGTCCATAGAAGCCAACTTTGCTATTGGCAGCAAGACCGGTATTATGCTCCAGCATCCAGTCGGCCAACGCTACTATTTCCCAGTTAGCCCACATCCAGGTGGGCCAGCGCCGGAACGTCTGCAATTCCTTGAAAGCGCTCTTGCTCTCCTGGTTGTATCCTTTTATAAACCGGTTGAGGCGGTAGCATTCCGGCCAGTCCCCCTCCACGGCAATAAAATTGAATCCCTTTTCTTCAATGAGGCGTTTGGAAATATGTGCCCGCCACATATAGTATTCATGTGTCCCATGGCTGGCTTCGCCCAGCATAACGACGCGCGCATCCCCTATCCTGTCCATCAAGGGACCCAGGTCTGCCTTGCTGTGCAGCGGATAATGCGATTGCCGGATGGCTGTGATTGCTTCTGTTTCATCGAAGGATACCTGTTTGTTGAAATAGTGTCTCATAATCAGATGATTTTGGGAGTGGGACGTCGTCCGCAGGAAGCATTTCCGACCAGGAGGCCGCTGTTTTTTCTTACCGGGCGGTGCTGAATGTCTTTGTTCAAATTAAAACATGTATTTCCATTTTACAGTGAGCATTATCAAAGCGGGGAATGATCGAGATCCTCATTGATTTTTATCAATACTACGATTGATGATGATCATCTTGGGTCAAAGGATTTATGAATAGCTTCAATAGTGATTTTTTTACTTAAATCAACCGATCATGGAATTTACAGTTGATACCGAAATCGTGAAGGCTACAGCAACCGGAAAGGTCATTTACGACAGGCGCGCTGTCAGAAAATACAAACACAAAGCCCTCA encodes the following:
- a CDS encoding AAA family ATPase produces the protein MIIIVTGLPSSGKSYFASHLSALINAVYINSDQVRKRLFIRRTYSEAEKLSVYAHMLREMKDAVRQHKDVVMDATFYKKSIRENFLRQAGGTETVAFIEIKADEALIKDRLKQARTDSEADFEVYQKIKEQWEPLEEPHLTLQSTNKNIDSMLAQAGDYLNITINDQGTDR
- a CDS encoding erythromycin esterase family protein, with amino-acid sequence MRHYFNKQVSFDETEAITAIRQSHYPLHSKADLGPLMDRIGDARVVMLGEASHGTHEYYMWRAHISKRLIEEKGFNFIAVEGDWPECYRLNRFIKGYNQESKSAFKELQTFRRWPTWMWANWEIVALADWMLEHNTGLAANSKVGFYGLDVYSLWESIENIMQYLKRVDPAALKVAQNAIRCFEPYRKEEGSSYARAAQFVPDLCQKEVVELLSEIQRRLPTYNTDHENVFSTEQNALVAVNAEKYYRAMVTGGPHSWNVRDRHMADTLERLLTFHGKDAKAIVWAHNTHVGDARATDMTNEGMYNIGELARLEHHDKGVVLVGFGSWRGSVTAARAWGAPMKEMELPQAQKGTWEYLLHAAGENNKLLIMNDLVRNDMLMEHHLGHRAVGVIYNPIYEQYSNYVPSVIPMRYDAFIYLDNTKALHPLHLEPHGHETPQTYPFGV
- a CDS encoding acetate--CoA ligase family protein, which translates into the protein MQENELYQWLAGYGIPVPDYKFFPLHGELISEPYPVALKIVSPGIVHKTEVGGVALNLDSPQELEKARERILANLHSHGIIPGEGDGWIVTRMYEGIELFFGVTWDPAFEKVILFGAGGTRVEIDRDICYIDSEAGEEEIKHAISRTRIGRIFTDGFRGKKYDIRLVVDLVQKLQRLEVSELDCNPVMLTENGLVVVDARARVGDLPLPGRPLKHIPALFQPVHTAIIGVSGHTEKVGYALAKNNAGDPDCCYVNPHLDTLFNKKVFARIEDLPEIDTAVLCIPPGALQDSIERLIPKKVKNIVIITAGFREAGRDERFLQELADRYGVNIIGPNCLGIYMKGKNLTFGPESMKNGEVNLFSQSGAIVAELMDKALYRNIGFENIVSTGNMADVDFGNLVYSYQGMHAINLYIEGVSNGKNLLRAIRQRKVPVRVFKAGRTEAAKKAAFSHTGNLAGNYELFTGLMESAGAQILRDINGLLYPYDLKKVLIVTNAGGAGTVMSDLISDKLLTLSGEQVDELGKVLPHHWSKNNPIDIIGDATHERYLKVLEIADRFGADAIYVLVTPQFMTDTEDISRIFVDHAFHTQLFPVLLGGVKMEAARCILRKAGVTYFEELTEAVSFL